A stretch of the Acyrthosiphon pisum isolate AL4f chromosome A2, pea_aphid_22Mar2018_4r6ur, whole genome shotgun sequence genome encodes the following:
- the LOC103309678 gene encoding segmentation protein Runt — MDIDAVYQKYVACILEDVRAIHGKEMVATGSPSVFCSVLPGHWRSNKSLPIPFKVVVLDEVPDGAVVVVQAGNDENPSADMRNYRALSATGIAVFNDLRFVGRSGRGKLLTLTITVQCKDQAVLVANYVKAIKITVDGPRLPRSNHRDVIHGYGGMFPMHGPLPPYGMIMEYKRLLEGAALPGSLNYQYIAANYFQLHNAMEASQMYCDLPPQSAFNFAGYNGLPGLPPTPPHTEEEPTAGTPAAQDDCGVPSKRQRLAAESARAVATATAAAAATATTTGPDDRLRPEPCKRPKRESAPSPDIDIVSVGVVRSSSPEVQLKPRQEKIWRPYGATDE; from the exons ATg GACATCGACGCGGTGTACCAGAAGTACGTGGCGTGCATTCTCGAGGACGTGCGGGCCATCCATGGCAAGGAGATGGTGGCCACGGGCAGCCCGTCCGTGTTCTGTTCGGTGTTGCCCGGCCATTGGAGGTCCAACAAATCGCTGCCCATACCATTCAAGGTGGTCGTGCTGGACGAAGTTCCCGACGGCGCGGTCGTCGTCGTACAAGCCGGCAACGACGAAAATCCGTCGGCCGACATGCGAAACTACCGAGCCCTGTCGGCCACCGGCATCGCCGTCTTCAACGACCTCCGATTCGTCGGCCGCAGTGGAAGAG GTAAGCTGTTAACACTCACCATCACAGTTCAATGCAAGGACCAAGCAGTGTTAGTAGCCAACTACGTAAAGGCCATTAAAATCACTGTCGACGGACCAAGGCTCCCTCGGTCGAACCACAGAg ACGTGATCCACGGTTACGGTGGCATGTTCCCAATGCACGGTCCCCTGCCGCCTTACGGCATGATCATGGAGTACAAACGATTGCTGGAGGGAGCAGCGTTACCGGGGTCGCTCAACTACCAGTACATAGCGGCCAATTACTTCCAACTTCACA ACGCCATGGAAGCGTCGCAGATGTATTGCGACTTGCCGCCCCAGTCGGCGTTCAACTTCGCCGGTTACAACGGCCTGCCCGGCTTGCCGCCCACGCCGCCTCACACCGAGGAAGAACCGACGGCGGGCACACCGGCGGCGCAGGACGACTGCGGCGTTCCGTCGAAGCGACAGCGACTGGCCGCCGAGTCGGCCCGCGCGGTGGCCACTGCGACTGCGGCCGCGGCCGCGACCGCCACCACCACCGGGCCGGACGACCGACTCCGGCCGGAGCCGTGCAAGCGGCCGAAGCGCGAGTCGGCCCCCAGCCCGGACATTGACATCGTCAGCGTGGGCGTCGTCCGATCGTCCAGCCCGGAAGTGCAGCTCAAACCCCGCCAGGAGAAGATCTGGAGACCTTACGGCGCCACCGACGAATAG